In Halarcobacter mediterraneus, the following proteins share a genomic window:
- a CDS encoding LysE family translocator, whose translation MDINNIITFIAVATLLVISPGPNGFLIAKTVPVSGQKAGFANIWGFVGAFYVHGTLSIFGISVLLVQSSQAFFIFKSLGAAYLVWIGIKSLIAAFKVDSIKVSDLAQKTTKSISMRTAFLEGFLTNVLNPKVSMFYLAAFPQFISINESSMNAYALVTAHVVVNFVWFSTMVLMLSRIKSATNNVRFRRWLSSITGIVFIGFGAKLALMKSS comes from the coding sequence ATGGATATAAATAACATCATAACTTTTATAGCGGTAGCGACCCTGTTGGTTATTTCACCTGGCCCGAATGGTTTCCTTATTGCTAAAACAGTTCCAGTGTCTGGACAAAAAGCGGGCTTCGCTAATATTTGGGGATTCGTTGGTGCTTTTTATGTGCATGGAACATTATCTATATTTGGTATATCAGTACTTCTTGTTCAATCTTCTCAAGCGTTCTTTATCTTTAAATCTTTAGGTGCAGCTTATTTAGTTTGGATTGGTATCAAATCACTTATTGCTGCTTTCAAAGTTGATAGTATTAAAGTATCAGATTTAGCTCAGAAAACTACGAAGTCTATTTCGATGCGCACAGCATTTTTAGAGGGCTTCTTAACAAACGTGCTCAACCCCAAAGTGTCAATGTTCTATTTGGCGGCCTTTCCGCAATTTATATCCATAAACGAGAGTTCAATGAATGCATATGCATTGGTAACTGCTCACGTTGTGGTGAACTTTGTGTGGTTTTCAACAATGGTATTGATGTTGTCACGTATAAAAAGTGCTACTAACAACGTTCGATTTAGAAGGTGGTTAAGCTCCATCACTGGTATTGTATTTATTGGTTTTGGGGCAAAGTTGGCATTAATGAAAAGTAGTTAA
- a CDS encoding putative quinol monooxygenase: MSITRINEFQSAEGKEDELFDFLKSLIPYITSSDGCLMCEVLKSDEFPNKFIVIEKWDSKESHIKSIEAFPKDQMQNAMSLFGDTPKGGYHHT, from the coding sequence ATGAGTATTACAAGAATAAATGAATTCCAATCAGCAGAAGGAAAAGAAGATGAACTATTTGATTTTTTAAAATCTTTAATCCCTTACATTACTTCATCTGATGGATGTCTAATGTGTGAAGTATTAAAAAGTGATGAATTTCCAAATAAGTTTATAGTAATAGAAAAATGGGACTCGAAAGAATCTCACATAAAATCTATTGAAGCTTTTCCAAAAGATCAAATGCAAAATGCAATGTCACTCTTTGGTGATACACCAAAAGGTGGGTATCACCACACCTAA